The following are encoded together in the bacterium genome:
- a CDS encoding ATP-binding protein, whose amino-acid sequence MASGRSYRRLLTAPRESFFLFGLRGVGKSTWARATFPKATRLDLLDERVYQAYLRDPRLFADELRRQRRGDWVVVDEIQRLPALLNEVHRCIEDLGLRFALLGSSARKLKATGTNLLAGRALRREMHPLLPEELGADFALPEVLRYGSLPIIWQAADKRDRLEAYTQLYLREEIQAEALVRNLPGFARFLPIAALFHGQVVNVAGLARDAGVARTTVAGYLEILQDTYLVRLLPAYEARLRVKERKHPKLYWTDPGVVRAMKRDFHAPSAEERGALLEGWVGGLLYATHAYRGLYDEIFYWAPAQGGVEVDFLLRRGRELVAIEVKSTARPGPADLAGLKAIAELKATKRRILVHTGDRAFRTTDGIEALPPDEVVRLLADGKL is encoded by the coding sequence ATGGCGTCAGGGCGATCCTACCGACGGCTGCTCACCGCTCCCCGGGAGAGCTTCTTCCTGTTCGGCCTGCGCGGGGTCGGCAAGAGCACCTGGGCGCGGGCGACGTTCCCGAAGGCGACGCGGTTGGATCTGCTCGACGAGCGGGTCTACCAGGCCTATCTGCGCGACCCCCGCCTCTTCGCCGACGAGCTCCGCCGCCAGCGGCGCGGCGACTGGGTGGTGGTGGACGAAATCCAGCGCCTACCGGCGCTGCTCAACGAGGTGCATCGCTGCATCGAGGACCTGGGCCTGCGCTTCGCGCTGCTCGGTTCGAGCGCGCGCAAGCTGAAGGCGACGGGGACGAACCTGCTCGCCGGGCGCGCGCTGCGGCGTGAGATGCACCCGCTGCTGCCGGAGGAGCTGGGGGCCGACTTCGCGCTTCCCGAGGTGCTGCGCTACGGCAGCCTGCCGATCATATGGCAGGCGGCGGACAAGCGCGACCGCCTCGAAGCGTACACCCAGCTCTACCTGCGCGAAGAGATCCAGGCCGAGGCGCTGGTGCGGAACCTGCCCGGCTTCGCCCGCTTCCTGCCCATCGCGGCGCTGTTCCACGGGCAGGTCGTCAACGTCGCCGGTCTGGCGCGCGACGCCGGCGTGGCCCGCACCACCGTGGCGGGCTACCTGGAGATTCTCCAGGACACCTACCTGGTCCGCCTGCTGCCCGCCTACGAGGCGCGCCTGCGCGTGAAGGAGCGCAAGCACCCGAAGCTCTACTGGACCGATCCTGGCGTGGTGCGGGCGATGAAGCGCGACTTCCACGCGCCGTCGGCGGAGGAGCGCGGCGCGCTGCTCGAGGGGTGGGTCGGCGGCCTGCTGTACGCGACGCACGCCTATCGCGGTCTCTACGACGAGATCTTCTACTGGGCCCCGGCGCAGGGCGGGGTGGAGGTCGATTTCCTGCTGCGGCGCGGTCGGGAGTTGGTCGCGATCGAGGTGAAGTCGACCGCCCGGCCTGGGCCGGCGGACCTCGCCGGACTGAAGGCGATCGCCGAGCTGAAGGCCACCAAGCGGCGCATCCTCGTCCATACCGGCGACCGGGCCTTCCGGACGACCGACGGGATCGAGGCATTGCCCCCCGACGAGGTCGTCCGCCTGCTGGCCGACGGCAAGCTGTGA
- a CDS encoding dienelactone hydrolase family protein, with the protein MPAVPRRFAVDDGSVSGAVSLPPRPRGVTVVVAHGAGTALDHPFLVAFAGGLAARGIAAVRFNFLYTERGGRVPDRAPLLEACYRAVLAAVRADPALAGRLVIGGKSMGGRIASHLAAAGEPVDGLLFLGYPLHPAGRPRQLRAAHLPRIQAPMLFLTGSRDALCPLSTLRPILAALPTATLHVVDDADHSFAVRKQSGRGAAQVMDELLSATCAWLG; encoded by the coding sequence ATGCCCGCCGTCCCGCGCCGCTTCGCCGTCGACGACGGCTCCGTAAGCGGCGCCGTTTCGCTGCCGCCGCGGCCGCGCGGGGTCACGGTCGTGGTCGCGCACGGCGCCGGGACGGCGCTGGACCATCCCTTCCTGGTCGCCTTCGCCGGCGGCCTGGCGGCGCGCGGAATCGCCGCGGTGCGCTTCAACTTTCTCTACACCGAACGCGGCGGCCGCGTCCCCGATCGCGCCCCGCTGCTCGAGGCCTGCTACCGCGCCGTCCTGGCGGCGGTGCGCGCCGACCCCGCGCTCGCCGGCCGCCTGGTGATCGGCGGCAAGTCGATGGGCGGCCGCATCGCCTCGCACCTCGCCGCCGCCGGCGAGCCGGTCGACGGCCTGCTGTTCCTCGGCTACCCGTTGCACCCCGCCGGCCGGCCGCGGCAACTGCGCGCCGCCCATCTGCCGCGCATCCAGGCGCCGATGCTCTTCCTCACCGGCAGCCGCGACGCCCTCTGTCCGCTGTCCACCCTGCGCCCGATCCTGGCGGCGCTCCCCACCGCCACCCTGCACGTCGTCGACGACGCCGACCACTCCTTCGCGGTGCGCAAACAGAGCGGCCGCGGCGCGGCGCAGGTCATGGACGAGTTGCTGAGCGCCACCTGCGCCTGGCTCGGGTGA
- a CDS encoding DUF72 domain-containing protein encodes MATYWIGTSGYSYKTWKGLFYPESLPDGEMLRYYGERFAAVEINYTFYRTATVRQLQNWAKEVPEHFTFTLKAPRRITHDLRLRDAADLAADFCDTARALKHKLGALLFQLPPFLKRDTPRLEDFLHQMPEGFRVAFEFRNPTWFTDEVYDTLRRFNVAMCVVEAPERATPFEATADFGYLRLRQPSYDDAEMAALAERIQGAAGGWRDVFAYFKHEDDGLGPVLATRLRAALEGASAPVAATR; translated from the coding sequence ATGGCCACGTACTGGATCGGCACGTCGGGGTACAGCTACAAGACCTGGAAGGGGCTCTTCTACCCGGAGTCCCTGCCCGACGGCGAGATGCTGCGCTACTACGGCGAGCGCTTCGCGGCGGTGGAGATCAATTACACCTTCTATCGCACCGCGACGGTCCGCCAGCTCCAGAACTGGGCCAAGGAAGTGCCCGAGCACTTCACCTTCACGCTGAAGGCGCCGCGCCGCATCACCCACGATCTGCGGCTGCGCGACGCGGCCGATCTCGCCGCCGATTTCTGCGACACCGCGCGCGCCCTCAAGCACAAGCTCGGCGCGCTGCTCTTCCAGTTGCCGCCCTTCCTCAAGCGCGACACGCCACGCCTCGAGGACTTCCTGCACCAGATGCCGGAGGGCTTCCGGGTCGCGTTCGAGTTCCGCAATCCGACCTGGTTCACCGACGAGGTCTACGACACGCTGCGCCGCTTCAACGTGGCGATGTGCGTGGTCGAGGCGCCGGAGCGGGCGACGCCGTTCGAGGCGACGGCCGACTTCGGCTACCTCCGCCTGCGCCAGCCGAGTTACGACGATGCCGAGATGGCCGCGCTCGCCGAACGGATCCAGGGCGCCGCCGGCGGCTGGCGCGACGTCTTCGCCTACTTCAAGCACGAGGACGACGGCCTCGGTCCGGTCCTGGCGACCCGCCTGCGCGCCGCGCTCGAGGGCGCCTCGGCGCCGGTCGCCGCGACGCGCTGA
- a CDS encoding acyl-CoA dehydrogenase family protein, with the protein MIDFELSPGIENSRQMIHMMAEQTMRPISREYDEREHEDPTEWHQMIWAISSQSPVTFGGGKKKGDGPSESNLASVVSIEELSWGDAGLYLSIPNPGLGGAAVAAAGTPEQRKRFLARFSEGAPKWAGMAITEPGAGSDSAAITTTATRDGDEWVLNGTKIFCTSGHRALEKSEGFVVVWATVDKSAGRAGIKAFVVDHGTPGATVVRVEDKLGIRASDTAAIVFENCRIPYDNILGNPEVKGEGFKGVMATFDATRPAVAASAIGIARAAVDFVREALAKAGVEIRYEAPAHKLTALERDFMDMESTLQAARLLTWRAAWMMDRGMHNNLEASMCKSKAGLAVTQVTQKAVEILGPLGYSRKLLVEKWMRDAKINDIFEGTQQINLMIVARRILGYSNKELN; encoded by the coding sequence ATGATCGACTTCGAGCTTTCTCCCGGCATCGAGAATTCCCGCCAGATGATCCACATGATGGCCGAGCAGACGATGCGGCCGATCTCGCGCGAGTACGACGAGCGCGAGCACGAGGATCCGACCGAGTGGCACCAGATGATCTGGGCGATTTCCAGCCAGAGCCCGGTGACGTTCGGCGGCGGCAAGAAGAAGGGCGACGGGCCCTCGGAGAGCAACCTCGCCAGCGTGGTTTCGATCGAGGAGCTGTCGTGGGGCGACGCCGGCCTCTACCTCAGCATTCCCAATCCCGGCCTCGGCGGCGCCGCGGTCGCGGCCGCCGGCACGCCGGAGCAGCGCAAGCGCTTCCTCGCCCGCTTCAGCGAGGGGGCGCCGAAGTGGGCCGGCATGGCGATCACCGAGCCGGGCGCCGGCTCCGACTCGGCGGCGATCACCACCACCGCGACGCGCGACGGCGACGAGTGGGTGCTCAACGGCACCAAGATCTTCTGCACCAGCGGCCATCGCGCGCTGGAGAAGTCCGAGGGTTTCGTCGTGGTCTGGGCGACGGTCGACAAGTCGGCCGGTCGCGCCGGCATCAAGGCCTTCGTCGTCGACCACGGCACGCCCGGCGCGACGGTCGTGCGGGTGGAGGACAAGCTGGGCATCCGCGCCTCCGACACCGCCGCCATCGTCTTCGAGAACTGCCGCATCCCCTACGACAACATCCTCGGCAACCCGGAGGTGAAGGGCGAGGGGTTCAAGGGCGTCATGGCGACCTTCGACGCCACCCGCCCGGCGGTCGCCGCCAGCGCCATCGGCATCGCCCGCGCCGCCGTCGACTTCGTCCGCGAGGCGCTCGCCAAGGCGGGGGTCGAGATCCGCTACGAGGCGCCGGCGCACAAGCTGACCGCCCTCGAGCGCGACTTCATGGACATGGAGTCCACCCTGCAGGCGGCGCGGCTCCTCACCTGGCGTGCCGCCTGGATGATGGACCGCGGCATGCACAACAACCTCGAAGCCTCGATGTGCAAGTCGAAGGCCGGCCTCGCCGTCACCCAGGTGACCCAGAAGGCGGTCGAGATCCTCGGGCCGCTCGGCTACTCGCGCAAGCTGCTGGTCGAGAAGTGGATGCGCGACGCCAAGATCAACGACATCTTCGAGGGCACGCAGCAGATCAACCTGATGATCGTCGCCCGCCGCATCCTCGGGTACTCGAACAAGGAGCTGAACTGA
- a CDS encoding acyl-CoA dehydrogenase family protein, with protein sequence MVDFEPSEEQQLIRDTVRQFAVEQVRPQARPTDESGAVSEALAQQAWELGLVQNTIPEAYGGFGADHSAMTSALLCEELGWADLSIALHILAPRLVVEPVLELGSEAQKQAVLPAYAGARYVPGSAAMVEPAFNYDVHAMHTTAVRAHGDLVLNGSKCYVPLAAEAEQILVYAHGEQGLTAVLVPRDAAGLAIGAREQNMGLKGLATYELQLTDCRVPVANQLQGSLQPLLNRQRVASAALAVGVARAAFEYARDYAKERKAFGMFIAQKQAIAFMLAEMAIEIDATRLLTWEAAWRIDRDDDATREACLARRYAANMALKVTDNAVQVLGGHGYIRDHLVELFLRNARGFGVIDGLAMA encoded by the coding sequence ATGGTCGACTTCGAGCCGTCCGAGGAGCAACAGCTCATCCGCGACACCGTGCGCCAGTTCGCCGTCGAGCAGGTGCGCCCACAGGCGCGTCCGACCGACGAGAGCGGGGCGGTGTCCGAAGCGCTCGCCCAGCAGGCGTGGGAACTCGGGCTGGTGCAGAACACCATCCCCGAGGCCTATGGCGGCTTCGGCGCCGATCACTCGGCGATGACCAGCGCCCTCCTCTGCGAGGAGCTGGGGTGGGCGGACCTGTCGATCGCGCTGCACATTCTGGCGCCGCGGCTGGTCGTCGAGCCGGTGCTCGAGCTGGGCAGCGAGGCGCAGAAGCAGGCGGTGCTGCCGGCGTATGCCGGGGCGCGCTACGTGCCCGGCAGCGCGGCGATGGTCGAGCCGGCCTTCAACTACGACGTGCACGCGATGCACACCACGGCGGTGCGCGCCCACGGCGATCTCGTGCTGAACGGCAGCAAGTGCTACGTGCCGCTGGCCGCCGAGGCGGAGCAGATCCTCGTCTACGCGCACGGCGAGCAGGGGCTGACGGCGGTCCTGGTGCCGCGCGACGCCGCGGGCCTCGCCATCGGCGCGCGCGAACAGAACATGGGCCTCAAGGGGCTGGCGACCTACGAGCTGCAGCTCACCGATTGTCGCGTGCCGGTGGCCAACCAGCTCCAGGGCAGCCTGCAGCCGCTGCTCAACCGGCAGCGGGTGGCCAGCGCCGCGCTCGCCGTCGGCGTCGCCCGCGCCGCGTTCGAGTACGCGCGCGACTACGCCAAGGAGCGCAAGGCGTTCGGGATGTTCATCGCCCAGAAGCAGGCGATCGCCTTCATGCTCGCCGAGATGGCGATCGAGATCGACGCCACCCGCCTGCTCACCTGGGAGGCGGCGTGGCGCATCGACCGCGACGACGACGCCACCCGCGAGGCCTGCCTGGCGCGCCGCTACGCCGCCAACATGGCGCTCAAGGTGACCGACAACGCGGTGCAGGTGCTCGGTGGCCACGGCTACATCCGCGACCACCTGGTCGAGCTGTTCCTGCGCAACGCGCGCGGCTTCGGCGTCATCGACGGCCTGGCGATGGCGTGA
- a CDS encoding TetR/AcrR family transcriptional regulator, with translation MDIAIDCFARYGYQGASIDRIAKAAGLTKGAIYYHFKDKEELLFAAVKNRVGQFERRVSSDLGTVQDAVAALRHVTDVCLEHATRSNHRRLIVTLMVEAFGTNARLSAQFRDMMRRFRAFLRGIIEVGQRQGVFRADVSAVTAAGVYAGAVMGAEIEYYQDPGHIDLGEHLRTFLDSYLTWLARPAAAPARKRRP, from the coding sequence ATGGACATCGCGATCGACTGCTTTGCCCGCTACGGCTACCAGGGGGCGTCGATCGATCGCATCGCCAAGGCGGCGGGGCTGACCAAGGGCGCGATCTACTACCACTTCAAGGACAAGGAAGAGCTGCTCTTCGCGGCCGTGAAGAATCGCGTCGGCCAATTCGAGCGGCGGGTGAGCAGCGACCTCGGGACGGTGCAGGATGCCGTCGCGGCGCTGCGCCACGTCACCGACGTCTGCCTGGAGCACGCGACCCGGAGCAATCACCGCCGGCTGATCGTCACCCTGATGGTCGAAGCCTTCGGCACCAATGCCCGGCTCTCGGCGCAGTTTCGCGACATGATGCGCCGCTTCCGCGCCTTTCTGCGCGGCATCATCGAGGTCGGCCAGCGCCAGGGGGTCTTCCGCGCCGACGTCAGCGCCGTCACCGCCGCGGGCGTCTACGCCGGCGCGGTGATGGGTGCCGAGATCGAGTACTACCAGGACCCCGGCCACATCGATCTCGGCGAGCACCTGCGCACCTTTCTCGATTCGTATCTCACCTGGCTGGCGCGCCCCGCCGCGGCGCCGGCCCGCAAGAGGAGGCCGTGA
- the asnS gene encoding asparagine--tRNA ligase, producing the protein MDAPWVYIEDIGRHEGETVTLKGWLYNKRSSGKLHFLLLRDGTGILQCVVFKKDVPEEQFTRADHLPQESSLIVTGVVRRDERAPLGYELGVTDLQVVHEAAEYPITPKEHGVHFLLDHRHLWLRSARQHAILRIRAEVIRACREYFDHRGFVLFDAPILTPAACEGTTTLFETPYFDETAYLTQSGQLYGEAGALALGKVYVFGPTFRAEKSKTRRHLMEFWMVEPEVAFMDLAGDMDLAEDFVATIVQRVVATRRRELETLERDVALLERVRKPFPRITYGEAIALLQRKGFPVEWGADFGADEETAISSELDRPVLVHRYPIEMKAFYMKADPADPRLALCVDMLAPEGYGEIIGGGQREDDLATLEAKIRQHGLPESAFGWYLDLRRYGSVPHAGFGMGIERVVAWLCGIPHVRETIPFPRMLERLTP; encoded by the coding sequence ATGGACGCTCCCTGGGTCTACATCGAGGACATCGGCCGGCACGAGGGCGAGACGGTCACCCTCAAGGGGTGGCTGTACAACAAGCGCTCGAGCGGCAAGCTCCACTTCCTCCTGCTGCGCGACGGCACCGGCATCCTGCAGTGCGTGGTGTTCAAGAAGGACGTGCCGGAGGAACAGTTCACGCGCGCCGACCACCTGCCGCAGGAGTCCTCGCTGATCGTCACCGGGGTGGTGCGCCGGGACGAGCGGGCGCCGCTCGGCTACGAGCTCGGCGTCACCGACCTGCAGGTCGTGCACGAGGCGGCCGAGTACCCGATCACGCCCAAGGAGCACGGCGTCCACTTCCTCCTCGACCACCGCCACCTGTGGCTGCGCTCGGCGCGCCAGCACGCGATCCTGCGCATCCGCGCCGAGGTGATCCGCGCCTGCCGCGAGTACTTCGACCACCGCGGCTTCGTCCTCTTCGACGCCCCGATCCTCACCCCCGCCGCCTGCGAGGGGACGACGACGCTGTTCGAGACCCCGTACTTCGACGAGACCGCGTACCTGACCCAGAGCGGCCAGCTCTACGGCGAGGCCGGCGCCCTGGCGCTGGGCAAGGTCTACGTTTTCGGGCCCACCTTCCGCGCCGAGAAGTCGAAGACCCGCCGGCACCTGATGGAGTTCTGGATGGTCGAGCCGGAAGTCGCGTTCATGGATCTCGCCGGCGACATGGACCTCGCCGAGGATTTCGTCGCCACCATCGTGCAGCGCGTGGTCGCCACCCGGCGCCGGGAGCTGGAGACGCTCGAACGCGACGTCGCGCTGCTCGAACGGGTGCGGAAGCCGTTCCCGCGCATCACCTACGGCGAGGCCATCGCCCTGCTCCAGCGCAAGGGCTTCCCGGTGGAGTGGGGCGCCGACTTCGGCGCCGACGAGGAGACCGCGATCTCCAGCGAGCTCGACCGCCCGGTGCTGGTGCACCGCTACCCGATCGAGATGAAGGCCTTCTACATGAAGGCCGATCCCGCCGATCCACGGCTCGCGCTGTGCGTCGACATGCTGGCGCCCGAGGGCTACGGCGAGATCATCGGCGGCGGCCAGCGCGAGGACGACCTGGCGACGCTGGAAGCCAAGATCCGCCAGCACGGCCTGCCCGAATCGGCCTTCGGCTGGTACCTCGACCTGCGCCGCTACGGCTCGGTCCCCCACGCCGGCTTCGGCATGGGCATCGAGCGCGTCGTCGCCTGGCTGTGCGGCATCCCGCACGTGCGCGAGACGATCCCCTTCCCGCGCATGCTGGAACGGTTGACGCCGTGA
- a CDS encoding acyl-CoA synthetase — MNTNFNLAEISEAIAAAIPERECLVFRDRRYSWAQFNERTRRLGNYLASRGLRCRQERSALRNFESGQDHLGLYLHNCNEYLEGMVGAYKARVAPFNVNYRYVDDELIYLLNDADARALVYHARFAPNVARIRGELPNLDVLIQVADESGHALLPGAVDYEAALAAASPERPALAWSPDDLYILYTGGTTGMPKGVLWRQEDIFFGALGGTPTMGPKFASVDAIVEAAQQGTLRACPAPPLMHGAAHWMAFMTLHQGGTVVIQSIPERLDPDDIWSTVEREKVRFLVIVGDAFGRPLIDQLDKKSYDLSAFGILLSGGAILTPALKDAFLERIPHLMIIDGFGASETGGQGQQVSLGGGKASTGTFRMNEDTVVLRHDLSGVLEPGSAESGWLARKGHVPLGYFKDAEKSAKTFPTIGGMRWAVPGDHATVAADGTITVLGRGSVSINSGGEKIYPEEVEKALKHHPSVYDAVVVGTPNQRFGQQVTAVVQTRAGEAPTEDELAEFAARHLARYKLPRVILFVDEMVRSPSGKADYRWAKKLAYERLGIKE; from the coding sequence ATGAACACCAACTTCAATCTCGCCGAGATCAGCGAGGCGATCGCGGCGGCGATCCCGGAGCGCGAATGCCTCGTGTTCCGCGACCGCCGCTATAGCTGGGCGCAGTTCAACGAGCGGACGCGCCGGCTCGGCAACTACCTCGCCAGCCGCGGCCTGCGCTGCCGGCAGGAGCGCAGCGCGCTGCGGAACTTCGAGTCCGGCCAGGACCACCTCGGGCTCTATCTGCACAACTGCAACGAGTACCTCGAGGGCATGGTCGGCGCGTACAAGGCGCGGGTGGCGCCGTTCAACGTCAATTACCGCTACGTCGACGACGAGCTCATCTACCTGCTCAACGACGCCGACGCCCGCGCCCTGGTCTACCACGCGCGCTTCGCCCCCAACGTCGCCCGCATCCGCGGCGAGCTGCCCAACCTCGACGTGCTGATCCAGGTCGCCGACGAGTCCGGCCATGCGCTGCTGCCCGGCGCGGTCGACTACGAGGCGGCGCTGGCCGCGGCATCGCCCGAGCGACCCGCCCTCGCCTGGTCGCCCGACGACCTCTACATCCTCTACACCGGCGGCACGACCGGCATGCCGAAGGGCGTGCTGTGGCGGCAGGAGGACATCTTCTTCGGCGCCCTCGGCGGCACGCCGACCATGGGCCCGAAGTTCGCCAGCGTCGACGCCATCGTCGAGGCGGCGCAGCAGGGCACCCTGCGCGCCTGCCCGGCGCCGCCGCTGATGCACGGCGCCGCGCACTGGATGGCGTTCATGACCCTGCACCAGGGGGGCACCGTGGTCATCCAGTCGATCCCCGAGCGGCTCGACCCCGACGACATCTGGTCGACCGTCGAGCGCGAGAAGGTGCGCTTCCTGGTCATCGTCGGCGACGCCTTCGGCCGGCCGCTGATCGACCAGCTCGACAAGAAGTCGTACGACCTCTCCGCCTTCGGCATCCTGCTCTCCGGCGGCGCCATCCTGACGCCGGCGCTCAAGGACGCCTTCCTCGAGCGCATCCCGCACCTGATGATCATCGACGGCTTCGGCGCCTCGGAGACCGGGGGCCAGGGCCAGCAGGTGTCGCTGGGCGGCGGCAAGGCGTCCACCGGCACCTTCCGCATGAACGAGGACACCGTCGTCCTGCGCCACGATCTCAGCGGCGTGCTCGAACCCGGCAGCGCCGAGTCCGGTTGGCTGGCGCGCAAGGGCCACGTGCCGCTCGGCTACTTCAAGGACGCCGAGAAGAGCGCCAAGACCTTCCCCACCATCGGCGGCATGCGCTGGGCGGTGCCCGGCGATCACGCCACGGTGGCGGCCGATGGCACCATCACCGTCCTCGGCCGCGGCTCGGTGTCGATCAACTCCGGCGGCGAGAAGATCTACCCCGAGGAGGTGGAGAAGGCGCTCAAGCACCATCCGTCGGTGTACGACGCGGTCGTCGTCGGCACGCCGAACCAGCGCTTCGGGCAGCAGGTCACGGCCGTGGTGCAGACGCGCGCCGGCGAAGCCCCGACCGAGGACGAGCTCGCCGAGTTCGCCGCCCGCCACCTCGCCCGCTACAAGCTGCCGCGCGTCATCCTCTTCGTCGACGAGATGGTGCGCAGCCCGTCGGGCAAGGCCGACTACCGCTGGGCGAAGAAGCTCGCGTACGAGCGGCTGGGGATCAAAGAGTGA
- a CDS encoding HAD family hydrolase: MPMPLLAFDLDGVLYSSEPFLGEAYREAIAHVNARHPGAFPRVPATREILAHVGWPIPVIFANLFPDAAPAALAALHGETVEVICRRVAAGEGIRYPHVPETLRRLHDAGHALCVASNGRARYVETVLATCGVAELFLPRITADDVGDKTAILRHYLAILPAAPRRTVMVGDRASDVEAARAVGCHFVGCDYGHGHRQEIAAAGPLVADFAALPAVIAGVLG; this comes from the coding sequence ATGCCGATGCCGCTCCTCGCCTTCGATCTCGACGGCGTCCTCTATTCCTCGGAGCCGTTTCTCGGCGAGGCGTATCGCGAGGCGATCGCGCACGTGAACGCGCGGCATCCCGGCGCGTTTCCGCGCGTGCCGGCGACGCGGGAGATCCTCGCCCATGTCGGCTGGCCGATCCCGGTCATCTTCGCCAACCTGTTTCCCGATGCCGCTCCGGCGGCGCTCGCGGCGCTGCACGGCGAGACCGTGGAGGTGATCTGTCGCCGCGTCGCCGCCGGCGAGGGGATCCGCTACCCGCACGTGCCCGAGACGCTGCGCCGTCTCCATGATGCCGGGCATGCGCTGTGTGTCGCCTCCAACGGGCGCGCGCGCTACGTCGAGACCGTCCTCGCCACCTGCGGCGTCGCGGAGTTGTTCCTGCCGCGCATCACCGCCGACGACGTCGGCGACAAGACCGCCATCCTCCGCCACTACCTGGCGATTCTGCCCGCCGCGCCGCGGCGCACGGTGATGGTCGGCGACCGGGCGAGCGACGTCGAGGCGGCCCGCGCCGTCGGCTGCCACTTCGTCGGCTGCGACTACGGCCACGGCCATCGCCAGGAGATCGCCGCCGCCGGCCCCTTGGTCGCCGACTTCGCCGCCCTGCCGGCGGTCATCGCCGGCGTGCTCGGCTGA
- a CDS encoding iron-containing redox enzyme family protein: MSLVADRALSARELLDECVAFKREHAPRSRFLRALVTGDLDRPQLERWAMDFYWYVEPAIPTIAAWLSSAPTLPDREAYKLIARNLAGEMGYIREAEHHDLYLQFCAGLGIGRERLLAHTPLASTIGAASTMGYYCRSSFAEGLGAFGLAVEMDVPGRPNGAQVLCDGLSRHYGFDDQALEFWRIHVAAEEEHGENAERALLLCGQTREQQALIRRAFRFSVLAHTAMTEGYDRLL; the protein is encoded by the coding sequence ATGTCGCTGGTCGCCGACCGCGCCCTCAGCGCCCGCGAGTTGCTCGACGAGTGCGTCGCCTTCAAGCGCGAGCACGCGCCGCGCAGCCGCTTCCTGCGCGCCCTGGTCACCGGCGACTTGGACCGGCCGCAGCTCGAGCGCTGGGCGATGGACTTCTACTGGTACGTCGAGCCGGCGATCCCGACCATCGCCGCCTGGCTGTCGTCCGCCCCCACCCTGCCCGACCGCGAGGCCTACAAGCTGATCGCCCGCAACCTCGCCGGCGAGATGGGCTACATCCGCGAGGCCGAGCATCACGACCTCTACCTGCAGTTCTGCGCCGGTCTCGGCATCGGTCGCGAACGCCTGCTGGCGCACACGCCGCTCGCCTCGACCATCGGCGCCGCCTCGACCATGGGCTACTACTGCCGCAGTTCGTTCGCCGAGGGCCTCGGCGCCTTCGGCCTGGCGGTCGAGATGGACGTGCCGGGCCGGCCGAACGGCGCCCAGGTCCTGTGCGACGGCCTGTCGCGGCACTACGGCTTCGACGACCAGGCGCTGGAGTTCTGGCGCATCCACGTCGCCGCCGAGGAGGAGCACGGCGAGAACGCCGAACGGGCCCTCCTGCTCTGCGGACAGACGCGCGAGCAGCAGGCGCTCATCCGCCGCGCCTTCCGCTTCAGCGTCCTCGCCCACACCGCCATGACCGAGGGCTACGACCGCCTCCTCTGA